A window of Natranaeroarchaeum aerophilus contains these coding sequences:
- a CDS encoding recombinase family protein produces MSKKTAVGYSRLSQTSDTSISDQQREIRQLTDGQGFDLLRIYDDGQRSSGFDADRPEYLEMQATLKDEDVDAVVVRDRDRLSRDKRERSMLYYDLDEWGVELWTTKDGECVELEDDESWLIEMIRNYMDDVAKRREIQQAKKKINERVENGYHQGRPRYGTEHDNNGHHLVPGDGFEDALMVLALNDADAPKTNIVDKTGISRGTVYDIIDRQDWYRKLAKKHNIEMPDIALSANK; encoded by the coding sequence ATGAGTAAAAAAACCGCGGTCGGATACAGTCGGCTGTCCCAGACCAGCGACACTAGCATTTCTGACCAACAAAGAGAAATTCGCCAGCTCACCGACGGCCAGGGGTTCGACCTGCTCCGCATCTATGACGACGGTCAACGTTCTTCTGGGTTTGACGCAGACCGTCCTGAGTATCTTGAGATGCAGGCAACACTCAAAGATGAAGACGTAGACGCCGTGGTCGTCCGGGACCGTGACCGACTCTCCCGTGATAAGCGTGAGCGGTCAATGCTCTACTACGACCTAGACGAGTGGGGTGTCGAACTCTGGACGACCAAAGACGGCGAGTGTGTTGAGCTAGAAGACGACGAGTCATGGCTCATCGAGATGATTCGTAATTATATGGACGATGTAGCCAAACGCCGCGAAATCCAGCAGGCCAAGAAGAAAATTAACGAGCGGGTTGAGAACGGCTACCACCAAGGCCGGCCCCGGTATGGAACAGAGCACGACAATAATGGACATCATCTTGTCCCAGGGGACGGATTTGAGGATGCACTAATGGTGCTTGCCCTCAACGATGCAGATGCGCCAAAAACGAACATCGTTGATAAAACAGGAATCAGTAGAGGGACAGTGTACGACATCATTGACCGACAAGACTGGTACCGCAAACTCGCAAAGAAACATAATATCGAGATGCCTGATATTGCCCTTTCCGCAAATAAGTAA